One Megalopta genalis isolate 19385.01 chromosome 11, iyMegGena1_principal, whole genome shotgun sequence genomic region harbors:
- the LOC117226342 gene encoding DET1- and DDB1-associated protein 1 — protein MSVAEFLKGLPSHNENNFANFHTDNGNRTCVKKPSVYLPTRDHPSEQVIVTEKTTILLRYLHQQWDKKNTDRKRDFLSANGDSEDDSGTTVRSKRQRLDANNIL, from the exons ATG TCTGTCGCAGAGTTTCTGAAGGGCTTGCCTTCGCacaatgaaaataattttgctaaTTTTCATACGGACAATGGAAATAGAACTTGTGTAAAAAAACCTTCAGTTTATCTACCAACAAGAGATCATCCCTCAGAACAag TCATAGTTACCGAAAAAACAACTATATTATTAAGGTACCTCCACCAGCAATGGGACAAGAAG aaCACTGATAGGAAACGAGATTTTTTATCTGCCAATGGTGACTCTGAAGATGATTCTGGAACAACAGTTCGTAGCAAAAGGCAACGTCTTGACGCAAATAATATTCTTTAA